One region of Azoarcus sp. CIB genomic DNA includes:
- a CDS encoding CheR family methyltransferase, which produces MSGHDVLNIGESVAGQGAESSGGAAGDPCQRILDAIGLRRRAGDEAKLCGWLRPRLRELGLPSANDYADLIAAGGAPGRHERELLMEHFSTGETYFFRDQGLFGLLAARILPELVERRSVQRSLRLWSAGCASGEEAYTLAMLIDEMSPALAGWDVRILGTDINGDAIARAGDGTYGQWSFRVLDEARTARYFRKCGREWQIDERLRAMVDFERRDLLQDETGGGGADAGGFDLILCRNVFIYLTPPAVTHIAGKLVAALSDGGYFVPGHGELLGCTPPGLEALAWPDAALYRRPATASAVRPAPAVPASAPSVLPRTAPAATSAGGQPPRQRGSAPRPDAGPEAGPDEVLARAWRDADRGAAQAARAACERVIAVAPLDPRPYFLLAQLAEERGAIDEARTLLRKVLYLDPGFVVAHLELADLCVRTGDARRARQMRAQALRELEKMPSETLLPVPPHITAGTLLQSLRAGDATARGAAEGGSHG; this is translated from the coding sequence ATGAGCGGGCATGATGTTTTAAACATCGGGGAGTCCGTGGCGGGCCAGGGGGCGGAGTCATCCGGGGGCGCGGCAGGCGATCCGTGCCAGCGCATCCTCGATGCGATCGGCCTGCGTCGGCGCGCGGGCGACGAGGCGAAGCTGTGCGGCTGGCTGCGGCCGCGGCTGCGCGAGCTGGGGCTGCCGTCCGCCAACGACTATGCGGATCTGATCGCCGCGGGCGGCGCGCCGGGCCGGCACGAGCGCGAACTGCTGATGGAGCACTTCTCCACCGGCGAAACCTACTTTTTCCGCGACCAGGGCCTGTTCGGGCTGCTTGCGGCCCGCATCCTGCCCGAACTCGTCGAGCGCCGTTCGGTGCAGCGATCGCTGCGGCTCTGGAGTGCGGGCTGCGCGAGCGGGGAGGAGGCCTATACCCTGGCGATGCTGATCGACGAGATGTCGCCGGCGCTCGCCGGCTGGGATGTGCGGATCCTCGGAACCGACATCAATGGCGATGCGATCGCCCGTGCCGGCGACGGCACCTACGGCCAATGGTCCTTCCGCGTGCTGGATGAGGCGCGCACGGCGCGCTATTTCCGCAAATGCGGCCGCGAATGGCAGATCGACGAGCGTTTGCGGGCGATGGTCGACTTCGAGCGGCGTGACCTGCTACAGGACGAAACCGGTGGAGGGGGCGCCGACGCCGGCGGGTTCGACCTGATCCTGTGCCGCAACGTGTTCATCTATCTGACGCCGCCGGCCGTGACGCACATTGCCGGAAAACTGGTGGCCGCCTTGTCGGACGGCGGTTACTTCGTTCCGGGGCACGGCGAGTTGCTGGGCTGCACCCCGCCCGGACTGGAGGCCCTGGCCTGGCCCGACGCGGCGCTGTACCGCAGGCCGGCAACTGCGTCTGCCGTGCGTCCGGCGCCGGCCGTTCCGGCCTCCGCGCCCTCCGTCCTGCCACGGACGGCACCGGCGGCAACCTCCGCGGGCGGCCAGCCCCCGCGGCAGCGCGGCTCCGCGCCCAGGCCCGATGCTGGGCCGGAGGCCGGGCCGGACGAGGTGCTCGCCCGGGCCTGGCGCGACGCCGACCGCGGTGCGGCACAGGCGGCGCGGGCGGCATGCGAGCGGGTGATTGCCGTTGCGCCCCTCGATCCGCGCCCGTATTTCCTGCTCGCACAGTTGGCCGAGGAACGCGGCGCGATCGACGAGGCGCGGACGCTGTTGCGCAAGGTGCTTTATCTCGATCCCGGTTTCGTCGTTGCACACCTGGAGCTGGCCGATCTGTGCGTACGCACGGGCGATGCACGGCGCGCCCGGCAGATGCGTGCGCAGGCGCTGCGCGAGTTGGAAAAGATGCCGTCGGAGACGCTGCTGCCCGTGCCGCCGCATATCACGGCGGGCACGCTGTTGCAGAGCCTCAGGGCGGGGGATGCTACGGCCCGCGGCGCAGCGGAGGGGGGCTCGCATGGCTGA